One Nitrospirota bacterium genomic window, AAAGCCAACTTTATGTGGCCCTTGACCTGAATTATATAAGCAGTTCTGAATTTAAAAAGCTTTATTTAATAAGCGAAGAAGTAGCGAAATTGATTCGAGGGTTTATTAAGTATTTGACTTTCGACCCTCGACTCCAGACTCACGACTCACGACTCACGACTGAGGACTGATTTTATGTGGCTCGCTGATACATCCATAAAACGCCCTGTCTTCGCAACGATGGTCATACTTGGCCTTGTTGTCCTTGGTGTCGTGAGCTATCCACGTCTTGGTGTTGACCTCTTTCCAAAAGTGGATTTTCCTATGGTGAATATCACCACTGCTTTACAGGGTGCAAGCCCTGAAATAATGGACATAGATGTCACTGACAAGATAGAGGAGGCGGTAAATACTATCAATGGAGTAAAGACCATTGCCTCCACAAGCACAGAGGGGAGGTCCACAGTCATGGTGGAGTTTGTCCTCGAAAGAGACATTGACCTTGCTGTGCAGGACGTAAGGGAAAAGATTGCTGCCATTAGATCAAAACTGCCCAGAGATATTGATGAGCCGATTATAGAAAAGGTTGACCCTGATGCGACGCCTGTCATGTGGCTCGGTCTCACTGGAGAAAAATCAGTAAGGGAACTTTCCACTTATGCCGATGAGGTGTTGAAGGAACAGCTTCAGAAAATAAACGGTGTTGGTGCCATAAGACTGGGCGGACTCAGACTCAGGCAGGTAAGGATCTGGCTTGATGCTGACAAACTACGGGCATATCAGATAACTGCCCATGATATTATAATGGCCCTTCAGAGAGAGAATGTAGAGCTTCCCAGTGGAAGGATCGAGAGCAAAACAAAGGAATATTCTGTAAAGGTCAAGGGTGAATTCCTGAAGGTGCAGGATTTTAATGACCTGATTGTCGGCTACTACAAAGGCGCTCCTGTGAGACTCAGGGATATTGGCCGTGCTGAAGATGGAATGGAGGAGAAGCGTTCCATAGCCCGTTTTAATGGAACAACAGCCGTTGGTCTCGGAATACAGAAACAGTCTGGCACAAATACTGTTGAGGTCATAGACAGGATAAAAAAAGAACTCCCAAGCATTACAAAGGCGCTAACCCCTGGCATGAATCTCGGTATAAGCTTTGACCAGTCAATATTTATAAAGCGCTCCATAAGAGAGGTTCAACATCACCTGATTTTCGGAGGCATACTTGCTGTCTTTGCGGTTCTTCTTTTTCTGAGAAATGTCAGGACTACTATTATTAGTGCATTAGCTTTGCCTACATCAGTTATCTCCACATTTACCATCATGAATGCCTTCGGATTCACATTCAATAATATGACCATGCTTGCGCTTTCTCTTTCTATTGGTATTCTCATCGATGACGCTATCATTGTCATAGAGAATATCCACAGGCATATAGAAGGCGGAATGAAGCCGAGAGAGGCAGCATCCTTTGCTACATCAGAGATAGGGCTTGCGGTCATGGCGACGACTCTTGCCATTGTCGCAATATTCCTTCCAGTGGCTTTTATGAAAGGCATTATCGGAAGATTTTTCCTTCAGTTTGCACTGACAGTTGTCTTTGCAGTTCTTGTATCTCTGTTCGTATCTTTTACACTCACGCCAATGATGGCGTCAAGATATCTAAAAAGTCGAGGGTCGGGAGTCGAGGGCCAGGAGTCAAAAAACTCGTCAATCTCTAGAATTTCTTATTGGCTTGAAAAGGGCTATAAAAAAATCGAAGAACTTTACAGGCGGCTACTCGCCATTGCCTTAAGGCACAGGGCAATCGTGATAATTCTTACAACAGGCATCTTTATCTTCAGTATCTTTATTCCGATATTTTTTCTCGGTAAAGAATTTATACCACCCGAAGACCAGAGCCGATTTATAGTGAGACTCCAGGCGCCTATAGATTATTCCGTTGATGAAGTGGACAGGATGTTTAAAGATGCAGAGGATTATATAAAGTCTATCCCTGAAGTAAAAACTGTCTTTTATGCCCAGGGGTTTGGCCTTACAAGAGAGACAAACAAGGCATCCATGTTTATTGGACTTAAGCCAAAAGCCGAGAGGGAGAAAAGCCAGGAACAGATAATGGCTGAGGTGAGAAAAAGATTCAGGCAGGTACCTGGCCTTAAAGGAACTGCTGAAAATGTTGCCCTTGTTGGAGGTGGGCAGAGAATGGTTCCGATTCAGTACAGTATCAGGGGAAGAGATCTAACTCTCCTTACTGATTATTCCAAAAAGATCATTGACGAATTTTCA contains:
- a CDS encoding efflux RND transporter permease subunit, which produces MWLADTSIKRPVFATMVILGLVVLGVVSYPRLGVDLFPKVDFPMVNITTALQGASPEIMDIDVTDKIEEAVNTINGVKTIASTSTEGRSTVMVEFVLERDIDLAVQDVREKIAAIRSKLPRDIDEPIIEKVDPDATPVMWLGLTGEKSVRELSTYADEVLKEQLQKINGVGAIRLGGLRLRQVRIWLDADKLRAYQITAHDIIMALQRENVELPSGRIESKTKEYSVKVKGEFLKVQDFNDLIVGYYKGAPVRLRDIGRAEDGMEEKRSIARFNGTTAVGLGIQKQSGTNTVEVIDRIKKELPSITKALTPGMNLGISFDQSIFIKRSIREVQHHLIFGGILAVFAVLLFLRNVRTTIISALALPTSVISTFTIMNAFGFTFNNMTMLALSLSIGILIDDAIIVIENIHRHIEGGMKPREAASFATSEIGLAVMATTLAIVAIFLPVAFMKGIIGRFFLQFALTVVFAVLVSLFVSFTLTPMMASRYLKSRGSGVEGQESKNSSISRISYWLEKGYKKIEELYRRLLAIALRHRAIVIILTTGIFIFSIFIPIFFLGKEFIPPEDQSRFIVRLQAPIDYSVDEVDRMFKDAEDYIKSIPEVKTVFYAQGFGLTRETNKASMFIGLKPKAEREKSQEQIMAEVRKRFRQVPGLKGTAENVALVGGGQRMVPIQYSIRGRDLTLLTDYSKKIIDEFSKLPGIVDVDTSLEVGKPEVRVFIDRDKTADLGVDIATLAESVNFLIGGEVDVTKFKDEAKGRRYDVRARLKPEDRSNPDDIGRIYVRSKDGRLVELSNIVRVQEAGGPSIINRADRQRAITLFANLELKPLGQAKSELDAISAKILTPDYSGRYKGMADIMGESFDYLIFALVLGIILAYMILASQFESFIHPITVLLSMPLSFIGAFGALLITGKTLNIFSFIGLILLMGLVKKNAILLVDYTNTLRARGMERREAILHAGPVRLRPILMTTFAMVFGMMPIALGIGEGAETRSPMAIATIGGLLTSLFLTLVVVPVAYDLFDDLQGKFIKRKSKVGSHKANSGG